One window of the Salvia splendens isolate huo1 chromosome 1, SspV2, whole genome shotgun sequence genome contains the following:
- the LOC121793012 gene encoding lysM domain receptor-like kinase 3 produces MCRSKMAIRASDPARSPKLGSKTPRRGTSRSEAENPSSSSLSSSSRAPQTNLSNPFRGGYSSSSSATAAGASSSSSASYLLDSSVATASLSSRTSLSSLRDNLPEKTQVYDFSEIRAATNNFLAKRHSSTSSSSQSWRCVLSGKDVVVFQRKLRKSTTSAAAMQKLSVISKGHFTSIVKLVGISISGEHIYLVYEYVQGSDLGQCLRNKFDPNFTVLSTWMSRIQIATDVAYGLDYIHNTAGLSVDMVHKHVKSSGIIVTEPSFNAKICHFGAAELCGEVGEEGRQAAAAGERQFEGVRGYMSPEFKATGVATQKSDVYAFGVVILELMTGQEPLKYVFDRSSGSHRLNSVIETAKAVVEGGGEEAVEGWLRRWMDKRLKDSFPIQVAEKLTRVALQCVQDDPENRPEMKWVSGKISKLYLESRVWSDRVRVPTEISVSFAPR; encoded by the coding sequence ATGTGCAGATCGAAAATGGCGATTAGAGCTTCAGACCCGGCCCGAAGCCCAAAATTAGGCTCCAAAACGCCGAGAAGAGGTACATCCAGATCGGAGGCGGaaaatccttcttcttcttctttatcGTCGTCGTCGAGAGCGCCGCAAACAAATCTCTCCAATCCATTCCGCGGCGGCTACTCATCGTCTTCTTCCGCCACTGCCGCCGGTGCtagctcctcctcctccgcctcctaCCTCCTCGATAGCTCAGTCGCCACCGCCTCCCTATCCAGCCGCACCTCTCTCTCCAGCCTCCGCGACAACCTGCCGGAAAAAACTCAGGTATACGATTTCTCCGAAATCCGCGCAGCCACCAACAATTTCCTCGCGAAGAGGCACTCCTCGACCTCCTCCTCGTCGCAGTCGTGGCGCTGCGTCCTCAGCGGCAAGGACGTCGTCGTCTTCCAGCGGAAGCTCCGCAAATCGACGACAAGCGCCGCCGCGATGCAGAAATTGTCGGTGATCAGCAAAGGACATTTCACCAGCATCGTGAAACTCGTCGGAATTTCAATTTCCGGAGAGCACATTTACCTCGTCTACGAATACGTGCAGGGATCGGACCTAGGGCAGTGCCTCCGCAACAAATTCGATCCCAATTTTACAGTTCTGTCGACGTGGATGTCGCGGATCCAGATCGCCACGGACGTGGCGTACGGACTCGATTACATCCACAACACCGCCGGATTGAGCGTCGACATGGTGCACAAGCACGTCAAGAGCAGCGGCATTATCGTGACGGAGCCGTCGTTCAACGCGaagatctgccacttcggcgcGGCGGAGCTCTGCGGCGAGGTGGGGGAGGAGGGGCGCCAGGCCGCCGCCGCGGGAGAGAGGCAGTTCGAGGGGGTGAGGGGGTACATGTCGCCGGAATTCAAGGCGACGGGGGTGGCGACGCAGAAGTCCGACGTGTACGCCTTCGGAGTCGTGATTCTGGAGCTGATGACGGGGCAGGAGCCGctcaagtacgtgttcgaccggAGCAGCGGGAGCCACCGGCTGAATTCGGTGATCGAGACGGCGAAGGCGGTGGTGGAGGGCGGCGGCGAGGAGGCGGTGGAGGGGTGGTTGAGGAGGTGGATGGATAAGAGGCTCAAGGACTCGTTTCCGATCCAAGTAGCGGAGAAACTAACACGTGTCGCGTTACAATGCGTGCAGGACGATCCGGAAAACCGGCCCGAAATGAAATGGGTGTCGGGTAAGATTTCAAAGCTTTATTTGGAGTCTCGGGTTTGGTCCGACCGGGTTCGGGTTCCTACCGAAATTTCCGTCTCCTTCGCGCCTAGGTAG